One part of the Sardina pilchardus chromosome 5, fSarPil1.1, whole genome shotgun sequence genome encodes these proteins:
- the stag2a gene encoding cohesin subunit SA-2a gives MIEAQELHSDFHFPQEADTQLSSDTDLEDPEGRNAKLGKAKVPRQGKKGAGEKGKGSAGKGGGQNRVNGHHQENGMENLTLFEVVKLGKSAMQSVVDDWIEAYKNDRDTALLELINFFIQCSGCKGAVSSEMFRHMQNSEIIRKMTEEFDEDSGDYPLTMAGPQWKKFKTNFCEFIGVLVRQCQYSTIYDEYMMDTIISLLTGLSDSQVRAFRHTSTLAAMKLMTALVNVALNLSINMDNTQRQYEAERNKTIGKRSVERVELLFQKRKELHENQDEIENMMNAIFKGVFIHRYRDAIAEIRAICIEEIGVWMKMYSDAFLNDSYLKYVGWTLHDKQGEVRLKCLTALQGLYYNRELNSRLELFTSRFKDRIVSMTLDKEYDVAVQGVKLLTLVLQSGDECLTSEDCESVYHLVYSAHRPLAVAAGEFLYKKLFSNRSPEEDGMPRRGRQSRNANLIKTTVFFFLESELHEHGAYLVDSLWDCASDLLKDWESMISLLLDEPFPGEEELTDRQETALIEIMLSAVRQACECHPPVGRGSGKRVLTAKEKKTQLDDRTRITEMFAVALPLLLAKYSVDAAKLTNLLQLPQYFELEIFTTGRLEKHLESLLRQIREVVEKHTETDVLEACSKTFHALSNEEFTIFNRVDIARSQLLDEQVDKLNRLLEEFLQEGEETDEDDAYQVLSTLKRITAFHNAHDLSRWDLFTNLYRLLNTGLQNGDMPQQIVIHALQCTHFSILWQLAKVSKGTAKQNDMVNLRKQMRAFCLMCQRYLTSVNTAVKEQAFTILCDVLMVFSHQIVSAGREALEPLIYNPDSSLQAELLSFIQDHVFVYLDEEPSTDDQRYDEVWKIEALHKRRNLLAAYCKLIIYNVVEMSTGADIFKQYMRYYNDYGDIIKETMSRTRQIDKVQCAKTLILSLQQLFHEMLSELGINIDRSSAAFCGIKELARRFSLTFGLDQVKTRDAIAMLHKDGIEFAFKEPSPQGEGNPPLHLPFLDILSEFSSKLLRQDKKTVHLYLERFMTFQMALQREDCWLPLISYRNSLQAGADDDTMSVISGISSRGSTRSKKSKAPSVTSKRKLPEEEGSCSSTDTAMWLNREQGAQTPVMLPSPHLTSTVLREPKKLRQEEAGAGAYVYAMANEHQPQAPLTPHSQPQPAMDYNSQVTWMLAQRQQAEARQQHERASMHYAKMRSHMQHAIRRGTGLMEDDEEPIVEDVMMSSEDRLEDLNEGMDFDTMDIDLPPSKNRRERTELKPDYFDPSSIMDDSVLNVSMF, from the exons ATGATAGAGGCACAGGAGCTCCATTCAGACTTTCACTTCCCTCA GGAAGCTGATACTCAGCTATCCTCTGACACCGATCTTGAGGATCCGGAGGGGCGCAATGCAAAGCTCGGGAAAGCAAAG GTGCCCAGGCAGGGGAAGAAGGGGGCCGGCGAGAAGGGCAAGGGCTCAGCGGGAAAAGGTGGCGGGCAGAACAGAGTCAACGGCCACCACCAAGAGAATGGCATGGAGAACCTGACCCTTTTTGAGGTGGTCAAATTGGGAAAGAGTGCCATGCAG TCTGTAGTAGATGACTGGATTGAGGCGTACAAAAATGACAGAGACACTGCACTGCTGGAGCTTATCAACTTCTTCATCCAGTGTTCGGGCTGCAAAG GTGCTGTGAGCTCGGAAATGTTCAGACACATGCAGAACTCAGAGATCATCCGAAAGATGACGGAAGAGTTTGATGAG GACAGCGGAGATTATCCACTGACCATGGCAGGGCCACAATGGAAGAAGTTTAAGACAAATTTCTGTGAGTTCATCGGAGTTCTAGTGCGGCAGTGTCAGTACAGCACCATCTATGACGAGTACATGATGGACACGATCATCTCGCTGCTGACTGGCCTGTCTGACTCCCAGGTCCGAGCCTTCAGGCACACCAGCACGCTAGCAG CAATGAAGCTGATGACCGCTTTAGTGAATGTAGCCCTAAACCTCAGCATCAACATGGACAACACCCAGAGACAGTATGAGGCTGAGCGAAACAAAACCATCGGAAAGCGGTCTGTGGAACGAGTGGAGCTACTGTTCCAAAAGCGCAAAGAG CTTCACGAAAATCAAGATGAAATTGAAAATATGATGAACGCTATCTTCAAAGGTGTTTTTATACACCGTTATCG TGATGCAATAGCAGAGATCAGAGCCATTTGTATTGAGGAGATCGGCGTTTGGATGAAGATGTACAGTGATGCATTTCTGAATGACAGCTACCTGAAATACGTCGGCTGGACGTTGCATGACAAG CAAGGTGAGGTGCGTCTGAAGTGTCTAACGGCCCTGCAGGGTTTGTATTATAACCGGGAACTCAACAGTCGTCTAGAGCTTTTCACCAGTCGCTTCAAG gatCGCATTGTGTCCATGACTTTGGATAAGGAGTATGATGTGGCCGTGCAGGGTGTAAAACTCTTGACCCTGGTCCTACA GAGTGGTGACGAGTGCCTGACCTCTGAAGACTGTGAGAGTGTCTATCACCTGGTGTACTCGGCCCATCGGCCCCTGGCTGTGGCGGCAGGGGAGTTCCTCTACAAGAA GTTGTTTAGCAATCGCAGTCCCGAGGAAGATGGCATGCCCAGAAGGGGAAGACAGAGTCGCAATGCAAATCTCATCAAGACTACAGTTTTCTTCTTCTTGGAGAGTGAG ctcCATGAGCACGGGGCGTACCTGGTGGACAGCCTGTGGGACTGTGCGTCGGACCTGCTGAAGGACTGGGAGAGCATGATCAGCCTTCTGCTGGACGAGCCCTTCCCAGGAGAGGAAG AGCTGACGGACCGACAGGAAACGGCTCTGATTGAGATCATGCTGAGTGCCGTTCGCCAAGCCTGTGAGTGCCACCCACCTGTGGGCAGAGGAAGTGGCAAGAGG GTTCTCACagccaaagaaaaaaaaactcagctGGACGATCGGACAAGAATCACAGAGATGTTTGCTGTTGCTCTTCCATTGTTACTAGCAAAG TATTCGGTGGACGCAGCCAAGTTAACCAACCTGCTGCAGCTGCCCCAGTACTTTGAGCTGGAGATCTTCACCACTGGCAGATTGGAGAAG CACTTGGAGTCTCTGCTCCGTCAGATCCGCGAGGTGGTGGAGAAGCACACGGAGACGGACGTGCTGGAGGCCTGCTCCAAAACCTTCCATGCCCTCTCCAACGAGGAGTTCACCATCTTCAACCGCGTGGATATCGCGCGCAGTCAGCTCCTGGACGAACAGGTTGACAAGCTCAACCGTCTGCTGGAGGAGTTCTTACAGGAG GGGGAGGAGACTGATGAAGATGATGCATATCAGGTCTTGTCTACACTGAAAAGAATCACAGCCTTCCATAA CGCTCATGACCTCTCAAGGTGGGACCTCTTCACCAACCTCTACAGACTCCTCAACACTGGTCTGCAGAACGGGGACATGCCACAGCAG ATTGTGATACATGCCTTGCAGTGCACACATTTTTCCATTCTGTGGCAACTCGCCAAGGTCTCCAAAGGCACTGCAAAACAG AATGACATGGTCAATCTGAGGAAGCAGATGAGAGCCTTCTGCCTGATGTGCCAGCGGTACCTCACCAGCGTCAACACAGCGGTAAAAGAGCAG GCCTTCACCATCCTGTGCGACGTGCTGATGGTGTTCAGCCACCAGATCGTGTCGGCCGGCCGCGAGGCCCTGGAGCCGCTCATCTACAACCCGGACTCGTCCCTGCAGGCCGAGCTGCTCAGCTTCATCCAGGACCACGTGTTTGTCTACCTGGACGAAGAACCCAGCACAG ATGATCAGCGGTATGACGAGGTGTGGAAAATCGAAGCTCTTCACAAAAGAAGGAACCTTCTGGCTGCGTACTGCAAACTCATCATTTACAACGTGGTGGAGATGAGCACTGGAGCCGACATCTTCAAACAGTACATGAGG TACTACAATGACTACGGTGACATCATCAAAGAGACCATGAGCAGAACCAGGCAAATCGACAAGGTCCAGTGTGCCAAAACGCTCATCCTCAGTCTCCAGCAG CTCTTTCACGAGATGCTGTCCGAGCTGGGCATCAACATTGACCGCTCGTCGGCCGCGTTCTGTGGCATTAAGGAGCTCGCCAGGCGCTTCTCTCTCACCTTTGGACTGGACCAGGTCAAGACCAGGGACGCCATCGCCATGCTTCACAA gGACGGTATTGAGTTCGCCTTCAAAGAGCCCAGTCCACAGGGAGAGGGAAATCCTCCACTACACTTGCCTTTCCTCGACATCCTCAGTGAATTTTCCTCCAAACTGTTGCGCCAGGACAAGAAGACTGT GCACCTGTACCTGGAGCGCTTCATGACGTTCCAGATGGCTCTGCAGAGGGAGGACTGCTGGCTGCCGCTCATCTCCTACCGCAACTCTCTGCAGGCGGGCGCCGACGACGACACCATGTCCGTCATCAGCGGCATCAGCAGCCGCGGCTCCACGCGCAGCAAAAAGAGCAAAGCGCCCTCAGTCACTAGCAAGAGGAAACTAccggaag AGGagggcagctgcagcagcacggACACGGCCATGTGGCTGAACCGCGAGCAGGGCGCCCAGACGCCGGTCATGCTGCCGTCGCCGCACCTCACCTCCACCGTGCTGCGCGAGCCCAAGAAGCTGCGGCAGGAGGAGGCCGGCGCCGGCGCCTACGTCTACGCCATGGCCAACGAGCACCAGCCGCAGGCCCCCCTGACCCCGCACAGCCAGCCGCAGCCCGCCATGGACTACAA CTCCCAGGTCACATGGATGCTGGCCCAGAGACAGCAGGCCGAGGCCAGGCAGCAGCACGAGAGAGCCAGCATGCACTACGCCAAGATGAGGAGTCACATGCAGCATGCCAT CCGACGTGGAACTGGCTTAATGGAAGATGACGAGGAGCCCATAGTGGAGGAtgtgatgatgtcatcagaggATCGACTAGAGGACCTGAATGAGGGGATGGACTTTGACACTATGGACATTGACCTG CCTCCATCCAAAAACCgtagagagaggacagaacTCAAACCTGACTACTTTGATCCATCCTCCATCATGGATGACTCA GTCCTCAATGTCTCCATGTTTTAA
- the cchcr1 gene encoding coiled-coil alpha-helical rod protein 1 — translation MNPRDTSEKLTSPADFISTNVGRDTQRNLMPPSHFISSHQSTSASGGQLSSGPATGGHHITPSSLPGLQRFGATAIPWTPLSTTVPGDPWLAIAQTNKEILQLCEENQRLKEKRDRSPSAQHNTHSARCGERGGLESEWRLDLERLRSESERLRGQVETLRDSAVRQREEMRDKESTIHRQSHELEELRSEMCRCKAELAQNTLDLTQKKEEREKLLSQLDKLQRDFSEERNRYLRELEASCKDVQRLTCESQKLSVQAKEEASLEAGRLREQLERAVQTHQSQIEQMSVGHREELDILKQVNSDQQLRLSDVTQEVTSLRGRLQDISAERDGLREQLRQLHQDFEVQAETIQSLRTYIGQLTPERGEQERLTEKIQTLEKEREALQMSLELVNIRLKSANDIVAIQEKELTEEMKCSSVLKGSSKGSKVLAQWRHKVFLLLVQLRAKDLHFTGEKNSLHSTISSLEEDLERERSQHSLAQHTLQDRQAQLDLQCLHTQTLQQDLASFKEENDRLKQDNQTCTKALKDITENVQSVGVLFERNMADMEDAQSRLSGLGQRVTFATRRIDTIQGLLMRREALRKVQQTAKPSETLSDRRCIADLQAEVAMLSQERDKLAQELKRTPELIQSALVDLQEKMDSEVGRLSQALLESQQEARSSETCRRETELELQQLQERAQELEGLLAELREEAQLKQEETEREFKQKLSEVESQCRTQLRAMEAQVNTARREHTKAVVALRQCERQAERAREQERAAHTLQSEHALKEIALLNKQLKEKDKDRNLLLAVVHEQGLMGEYRRLRGAARRPSQASDQQREREKAKEKEKESQVLQPRAHDALLSVLGDLQALSTAVMHSSEEGSEEEDGREEGQGDRDTQAGLLR, via the exons ATGAATCCTCGTGATACCAGCGAAAAGCTGACTTCTCCAGCTGATTTCATATCAACAAATGTTGGAA GAGATACTCAGAGGAACCTTATGCCCCCTTCTCATTTCATTTCGAGTCACCAATCCACATCTGCATCAGGAGGTCAGCTCTCCTCTGGACCAGCAACAGGTGGCCACCACATCACTCCTTCGTCATTGCCAGGACTCCAGAGATTTGGTGCGACAGCAATACCTTGGACCCCACTATCCACAACTGTGCCAGGGGATCCATGGCTGGCCATTGCCCAGACCAACAAGGAAATACTGCAGCTTTGTGAAGAAAATCAGAGACTCAAGGAAAAAAGGGACCGGTCACCTTCagctcagcacaacacacactcggCTAG GTGTGGAGAGCGGGGTGGGCTGGAGTCAGAGTGGCGTCTGGATCTTGAAAGACTTCGGTCAGAGAGTGAGAGGCTGCGAGGCCAGGTGGAGACCCTGAGAGACAGTGCTgtcagacagagggaggaaatgAGGGACAAAGAAAGCACTATTCACAG GCAAAGTCATGAGCTGGAGGAGTTGCGTTCCGAGATGTGTCGCTGTAAAGCTGAACTGGCCCAGAATACGTTAGACTTGACTcagaagaaagaggaaagggAGAAACTCCTCTCTCAG TTGGACAAACTCCAGAGGGACTTTTCTGAGGAACGGAACAGGTATCTGAGGGAACTGGAAGCCTCCTGTAAGGATGTCCAGAGACTCACATGTGAATCCCAGAAACTGAGTGTGCAAGCCAAGGAGGAGGCCAGCTTAGAAGCAGGGAGACTTCGAGAGCAGCTGGAGAGAGCCGTTCAGACACATCAGAGTCAG ATTGAACAGATGTCTGTGGGCCACAGAGAAGAATTGGACATTTTGAAACAGGTGAATTCCGACCAGCAACTCAGACTCAGTGATGTCACCCAGGAAGTGACTTCACTTCGAGGCCGTTTGCAGGATATCAGCGCAGAGAGAGATGGTCTACGAGAACAACTACG GCAGTTGCATCAAGACTTTGAGGTTCAGGCAGAGACAATTCAGAGTCTTCGGACGTACATCGGCCAACTTactccagagagaggagagcaggagaggttGACGGAGAAAATACAG AcactggagaaggagagagaggccctGCAGATGTCACTGGAGCTTGTAAACATTAGACTAAAGTCTGCAAATGACATTGTTGCCATTCAGGAGAAAGAGCTCACTGAAGAG ATGAAATGCAGCTCCGTACTGAAAGGCAGCAGCAAAGGCAGCAAAGTGCTGGCTCAGTGGAGACACAAGGTGTTCCTGCTCCTAGTGCAACTCCGGGCCAAAGACCTGCACTTCACCGGGGAGAAGAACTCCTTGCACTCCACT atctctTCTCTGGAGGAggacttggagagagagaggagccagcACAGTCTGGCTCAGCACACACTGCAAGACCGACAGGCTCAGCTGGACCTCCAGTGTCTCCACACACAG ACACTGCAGCAGGATTTGGCCAGTTTCAAGGAGGAGAACGATAGACTGAAGCAGGACAATCAGACCTGCACAAAGGCCCTAAAGGATATCACAGAGAATGTGCAGag cgTTGGTGTTCTGTTCGAGAGGAACATGGCTGACATGGAGGATGCTCAGAGTCGTCTCAGTGGCTTAGGACAGAGAGTCACTTTTGCCACGAGGAGAATTGATACCATTCAAG GTCTACTTATGAGAAGAGAAGCTTTAAGAAAAGTCCAACAGACAGCAAAGCCATCAGAGACCCTTTCAGACAG AAGGTGCATTGCTGACCTCCAGGCAGAGGTGGCGATGTTGAGCCAAGAAAGGGATAAACTGGCCCAGGAGCTCAAACGCACCCCAGAGCTGATTCAAAGTGCTCTCGTCGACCTGCAGGAGAAGA TGGACTCTGAGGTGGGCCGACTGAGTCAGGCCCTGCTGGAGAGTCAGCAGGAGGCTCGGAGCTCCGAGACCTGTCGCCGGGAGACAGAGCTGGAGTTGCAGCAACTGCAGGAGCGCGCTCAGGAGCTGGAGGGCCTGCTCGCGGAGCTGCGTGAGGAGGCTCAGCTTAAGCAAGAGGAGACTGAGCGAG AATTCAAGCAGAAGCTCTCGGAAGTGGAGAGTCAGTGTAGAACGCAGCTGAGAGCCATGGAGGCTCAAGTGAACACGGCCCGAAGGGagcacactaaagcag tggtaGCTCTGCGGCAGTGTGAGCGCCAGGCGGAGAGGGCTCGCGAGCAGGAGAGAGCGGCGCACACGCTCCAGAGTGAGCATGCCCTCAAAGAGATCGCTCTGCTCAACAAGCAGCTCAAGGAGAAGGACAAAGACAGGAACCTGCTGCTT GCGGTGGTGCACGAGCAGGGGCTGATGGGCGAGTACAGGAGACTCAGGGGCGCGGCGCGGCGCCCCTCGCAGGCCTCAGATCAGCAGCGGGAGCGCGAGAAGgcgaaggagaaggagaaggagagtcaGGTGCTGCAGCCCCGGGCGCACG ACGCATTGCTGTCGGTGCTGGGCGACCTGCAGGCTCTGAGCACGGCCGTCATGCACAGCTCGGAGGAGGGCAGCGAGGAAGAGGATGGACGCGAGGAAGgtcagggagacagagacactcAGGCCGGTCTCCTCCGATAA